The region ACTTTTAAAACAGGAGCCTTTTCCTCACAAATGAGCAGCCTAAGATCCGGATTTCTAAGATCTGTACAGTAGATCTTGCGATCTCTTCCTCCAGAATACACGTGAGTAAAGCCTTCATTAACCTGGAGAGCCCAGACACCTTCATCATGCACCCTATATGTAGCTATACATCTCTGTTGGCCTAAGGACCACAATCGGATTGTGCCATCTGAGCTGCCTGAAAGACACTAAAATGGGAGACCAATTTAATAAGAAAGTATTAAATGCAttctgaaaacaatatattttatacatgccaGGAAACTCAACCTAAAAATATTCAGACATACAGTCACAGGTAAATAAAACTTCATACCTGTGTACCATCTCTGTTTAGTAGTAAAGCTTTCACGTTGTCCGTGTGCCCTTTCAGTTTCATCAGCTTGGCACAGGTCCTGGGGTCCCAAACTCTTAGCACCtttgataaacaaaataaaaggctcagtcatcatatttatttttgttgatcTGTTAGGGAAATCTCATCTCATTCCTTTggtaaaaatgctgaaaaaccaACAATGGCAACTACTCTGATCTGTTTGGAACTAGCAAAATGATCACAAGACAGGCAATgccttttttgtattgtttttacaaatatgaGAAATAAATCATCCATAACTATTATGATGAATGCAATAACAATTCTATGATGGCTGGGTTTTTAATAGGCAAATCTTTCAAAGTTGTATTAATCATCAGAAACAGAACTGTTatttgataaaatagaaaaagtggGGAAGCtccaaataaataaactgtatatatcttGCATTACTGAGCTTCAGTTTtagaaattaaagaaaaccttttattattaatatattaataataaacaggatttaaataacgCCAAAATAGTATGCAgggctgtaaattaaatagaggttgcaaacgacagacaaatacagacagtgacaaaggaggaggagaggaccctgctacaaggagcttacaatctagaaaacatttggaaaactaTTGAGAATTACAACTTTACCTTCTCTGTGGAGCCAGATACTATGACTGTACCCATCTGATTCATGGCCAGACTGTATATAGAGTCTTTGTTTCCACTCAAGGAAGAAGCTAAAGAACACAAAATTATATGTAATGATA is a window of Pyxicephalus adspersus unplaced genomic scaffold, UCB_Pads_2.0 Sca117, whole genome shotgun sequence DNA encoding:
- the LOC140344876 gene encoding WD repeat-containing protein 48, which translates into the protein MEHHTDWVNDIVLCCNGKTLISASSDTTVKVWNAHKGFCMSTLRTHKDYVKALAYAKDKELVASAGLDRQIFLWDVNTLTALTASNNTVTTSSLSGNKDSIYSLAMNQMGTVIVSGSTEKVLRVWDPRTCAKLMKLKGHTDNVKALLLNRDGTQCLSGSSDGTIRLWSLGQQRCIATYRVHDEGVWALQVNEGFTHVYSGGRDRKIYCTDLRNPDLRLLICEEKAPV